The following are encoded in a window of Hippoglossus hippoglossus isolate fHipHip1 chromosome 23, fHipHip1.pri, whole genome shotgun sequence genomic DNA:
- the LOC117757254 gene encoding alpha-(1,3)-fucosyltransferase 9-like: MSLSSCQMTCQRQIGFGCLLLVCFLLISLTYYKSDIEFPDFSDYLKRGNHSCVCPVEAQTQGSNPNRSSEQHVEAPTDGPQLIQDVQVDAEPDTLLLIWMWPFGHEFNLTCDMFKYKGCRLTDDKSLYHEAHGVFIHHRDIHGNLENLPSEPRPWFQKWVWWNMESPSNCAKLPGLDNLFNLTSCYRSDSHIPVPYGILVPQTSEVESFQLPTKDKLVCWIVSNWNAGFKRVQYYNELKKHIQIETYGLAFGKNVDVQNYDSIVSSCKFYLSFENSQHKDYISEKVFHPMKFGTVPIVLGTSRENCEDHIPGDSFIHVDDFSSPKELAERLLHLGQNTTEYMRYFDWKKRYKVESSQFGRDHACKACRYLQKNKGYHASHSFTKWFWDQ; the protein is encoded by the coding sequence ATGTCCCTCTCAAGCTGCCAGATGACTTGTCAGCGGCAAATTGGCTTCGGCTGCTTACTGTTGGTGTGTTTCCTGCTAATTTCTTTGACATACTACAAGTCAGATATCGAGTTCCCGGATTTTAGTGATTATCTGAAGAGAGGCAATCATTCTTGTGTGTGCCCTGTGGAAGCACAGACCCAGGGCTCAAACCCAAACCGTTCCTCGGAGCAGCACGTGGAAGCACCTACCGATGGTCCCCAGCTGATCCAGGACGTGCAGGTGGACGCTGAGCCTGATACTCTTCTCTTGATTTGGATGTGGCCATTTGGCCACGAATTCAATCTCACCTGCGATATGTTCAAATATAAAGGCTGCCGCTTGACCGATGACAAGTCTCTTTACCACGAAGCCCACGGGGTTTTCATCCACCACAGGGACAttcatggaaatctggaaaACCTGCCGAGTGAGCCACGTCCCTGGTTTCAGAAATGGGTTTGGTGGAACATGGAGTCACCTTCAAACTGTGCAAAATTACCCGGACTTGATAACTTGTTCAACTTGACATCCTGTTATCGCTCAGATTCACATATCCCAGTGCCTTATGGGATTTTGGTGCCACAAACATCTGAGGTGGAGAGTTTCCAGCTGCCAACCAAGGACAAGTTGGTCTGTTGGATTGTGAGTAACTGGAATGCGGGCTTCAAAAGAGTTCAGTACTACAACgaactgaaaaaacacatccaGATAGAAACCTATGGGTTGGCTTTTGGCAAAAATGTAGATGTTCAAAACTATGACAGCATTGTATCTAGTTGTAAATTCTACCTCTCCTTTGAAAACTCTCAGCACAAAGATTATATCTCAGAGAAGGTATTCCATCCCATGAAATTTGGAACTGTACCCATAGTTCTTGGCACTTCAAGAGAAAACTGCGAGGATCATATCCCAGGTGACTCTTTCATTCATGTCGATGACTTTTCCTCTCCAAAGGAGCTGGCAGAGAGGCTCCTTCACCTAGGCCAGAATACGACCGAATACATGAGATACTTTGACTGGAAAAAGAGGTATAAAGTTGAAAGTTCACAGTTCGGCAGAGACCATGCCTGCAAAGCTTGTCGTTacttacaaaaaaacaaaggatACCATGCTAGTCATTCTTTTACCAAGTGGTTCTGGGATCAATAG